TCGGGCGGCAGGGTGCCGTTGGTCTCCACCAGGATCTCGTAGCCCTCCAGGGCCAGGGCGTGGGCCAGCGGCATGGCCTCGGGCTGGAGCAGGGGCTCGCCCCCGGTGAGCTCCACCAGGTTGCAGCCGTACTCCCCGATGGCCTCCAGCACGGCCTTCACGCTCATGGGCTTCCCGCCCTCCCAGGAGTAGGGCGTGTCGCACCAGGCGCAGCGCAGGTTGCAGCCCGACAGGCGCACGAAGGTGCACGGTCGGCCCGCATGGGTGGACTCCCCCTGGATGGAGTGAAAGATTTCCGTTACCAACAGCGTCATCGGCGCCCCGCACCTCTTTGCGATAGCCGAAATCCTAATCCAAGAACCGCGCGGCGTCAAAAGCCGCAGGGAGCAGTATGAACATAAAAGACGACGTCTCCAAACTGACCCACCTGGGCCAGGCAGGGACCACCTACCCCGAACGCGTTTCCCCGGAGCTCATCGAGACCTTCCCCAACCGCTTCCCGGAGCGCGACTACACAGTGACCTTCGAGTCAGAGGAGTTCACCAGCCTCTGCCCCATGACCGGCCAGCCCGACTTCGGCACCATCACCGTGAGCTACGTTCCCGGGGAGCTGTGCATCGAGTCCAAGTCGCTCAAGCTGTACCTGTTCAGCTACCGCAGCGAGCCCAGTTTCATGGAGACGCTCACGAATCGCATCCTGGACGACCTGGCAGGGGCCTGCAAACCCCGGAAAATGACCGTGACGGGCAACTTCCGCCCGCGCGGGGGCATCGGCATCGTGGTGCAGGCCTCGATTTGAGGCGGATTTGCGGATTGGGCGCACAAATCAAGCCCGAACCGCTTCCGTAAACGGGGCGGATGTCTTATCCTCCAAAGCTACGAGATGTCCGCATCCAACACAGGAGAATTCTTATGTGGGAATATACTGACAAAGTGCGCGAGCACTTCATCAACCCCCGCAACGTAGGCGAGATCAAGGACGCCTCCTGCGTGGGGGAGGTCGGCTCCATCGCCTGCGGCGACGCCCTCAAGCTCTTCCTCAAGGTTGACGAGAACGACCGCATCGTGGACGCCAAGTTCCAGACCTTCGGCTGCGCCAGCGCCATCGCCTCCTCCTCGGCGCTCACCGAGATGATCAAGGGCAAGACCGTGGACGAGGCCCTGGACGTCTCCAACAAGGACATCGCCGAGTTCCTGGGCGGCCTGCCCAAGGAGAAGATGCACTGCTCCGTCATGGGCCGCGAGGCCCTGGAGGCGGCGGTGAAGAACCTGCGCGGCGAGGAAGCCGTGCCCCACGCCGAGGGCGAGATCGTCTGCGAGTGCTTCGGCGTGACCGACGAGCAGGTCCGCAGGGCCATCAAGGAGAACAACCTGAACACCGTGGAGGAGATCACCGACTTCACCAAGGCCGGCGGCGGCTGCGGCAAGTGCCTGGACAAGCTGGCCGACCTGCTGGCTGAGGCCAAGGGCCAGAAGAAGGTGCTCACGCCGCTTACGGTCAAGCCCGCCGGGCTGACCAACCTGCAGCGCATGAAGCTGGTCAACAAGGTCATCGAAGAGGAGATCAGCCCCAGCCTCCAGCAGGACGGCGGCAACATCGAACTGGTGGACGTGGACGGCAAGCGCGTGCTGGTGCAGCTGCGCGGGGCCTGCTCCTCCTGCAAGTCCAGCCAGCTCACGCTCAAGCAGTTCGTGGAGAAGCGCCTGCGCGAGACCGTTGAACCCGACATCGTGGTCGAGGAGGTGCGCTGATGGCCCCCGCTTCCCCCGTATACATGGACAACAACGCCACCACCCGTGTTGACCCCGCCGTGCTGGAGGAGATGCTGCCGTATTTCTCCGACCTCTACGGCAACCCCTCCAGCATGCACACCTTCGGCGGGCAGGTGGGCCGCACGATCAGCCAGGCGCGCGAGCGCGTGGCCGAGGCCTTCAACTGCCACCCCGACGAGGTGATGTTCAACGCCTGCGGCACCGAGGGCGACAACACGGCCATCCGTTCGGCCCTGGCCTCCCAGCCGGACAAACGCCACATCATCACCACGCGCGTGGAGCACCCCGCCGTGCTCAACGTGGCCAAGCACCTGGAGCGCCGGGGCTACGACGCCACCTACCTGGGCGTGGACGCCGAGGGCAGGCTCGACCTGGACGAGCTGCGCGAGTCCATCCGCCCGGACACCGCGCTCATCTCCGTGATGTACGCCAACAACGAGACCGGCGTGATCTTCCCCATCCAGGAGATCGCCGAGATCGCCAAGGAGCGCGGCGTGCTCGTGCACACCGACGCCGTGCAGGTGCTGGGCAAGGTGCCCTTCGACCTCAAGACCCTGCCCGTGGACTTCCTGGCCGTGTCCGGCCACAAGGTGCACGCCCCCAAGGGCGTGGGCGCGCTCTTCGTGCGCAAGGGCGTGCAGTTCAGGCCCTTCATGCTGGGCGGCCACCAGGAGCGCGGCCGCCGCGCGGGCACCG
Above is a genomic segment from Fundidesulfovibrio soli containing:
- the queF gene encoding preQ(1) synthase, with product MNIKDDVSKLTHLGQAGTTYPERVSPELIETFPNRFPERDYTVTFESEEFTSLCPMTGQPDFGTITVSYVPGELCIESKSLKLYLFSYRSEPSFMETLTNRILDDLAGACKPRKMTVTGNFRPRGGIGIVVQASI
- the nifU gene encoding Fe-S cluster assembly protein NifU, which gives rise to MWEYTDKVREHFINPRNVGEIKDASCVGEVGSIACGDALKLFLKVDENDRIVDAKFQTFGCASAIASSSALTEMIKGKTVDEALDVSNKDIAEFLGGLPKEKMHCSVMGREALEAAVKNLRGEEAVPHAEGEIVCECFGVTDEQVRRAIKENNLNTVEEITDFTKAGGGCGKCLDKLADLLAEAKGQKKVLTPLTVKPAGLTNLQRMKLVNKVIEEEISPSLQQDGGNIELVDVDGKRVLVQLRGACSSCKSSQLTLKQFVEKRLRETVEPDIVVEEVR
- the nifS gene encoding cysteine desulfurase NifS — encoded protein: MAPASPVYMDNNATTRVDPAVLEEMLPYFSDLYGNPSSMHTFGGQVGRTISQARERVAEAFNCHPDEVMFNACGTEGDNTAIRSALASQPDKRHIITTRVEHPAVLNVAKHLERRGYDATYLGVDAEGRLDLDELRESIRPDTALISVMYANNETGVIFPIQEIAEIAKERGVLVHTDAVQVLGKVPFDLKTLPVDFLAVSGHKVHAPKGVGALFVRKGVQFRPFMLGGHQERGRRAGTENTTGIIGLGKACEIAMKNIAHENSAVKALRDKLEKALLAAIPDTRINGTVDARLPNTTSLAFQYVEGESILLMLDAFGVCASSGSACTSGSLEPSHVLRAMGVPFTYAHGSIRFSLSRFNTEADVDLVVKELPPIITRLREISPFKHAEGEAPACTC